The following is a genomic window from Verrucosispora sp. WMMD573.
GACCTGTCGGGGGCGGCTGGTCGGACATGGGACCTCCTCAGCGACGGCTGGCTCGGTCCATGATCTTCCCTTGTGGGGCGCCGGCACCGCTGCCCCCTCCGGCGATGGTCACGCCACCCCGACGACGATCGGTCGAATGGGGTGGGTGGTCGGCGCTCAGGCGATGACGCGTACCCGCTCGGCCTGTGGGCCCTTCTGGCCCTGGGCGATCTCGAACTCCACCCGCTGACCGTCGTCCAGCGCCTTGTAGCCGTCCATCTCGATCGCGGAGAAGTGAACGAAGACGTCCTGCCCGCCGTCGACGGCGATGAAGCCGTAGCCCTTCTCGGCGTTGAACCACTTCACGGTGCCTTGTGCCACGGTGTTTTCCTCACTCTGCACGGCGTTCCACTACCTCGGGTCGCCGGCGCACCGGCACCCGGAAACCACCGGTTTCGGCGGTCGGCGACGACCACTGAAACGGGTGACCGAAATCGCACGCTACACGAGGAGTGACGACGGCGCACGACCACAAATCGGGCGTATTACTATCGTCCGTATCGTCGTACGTCATTGTGATAAGCATTCCGGCATGACAAGCGCCACCGACGGAACGGGCTTGCGCCGGGCCGTCATCCGCCGAGTCGAGCCACCCGACGCAGCTCGGATGCGGGCACTGCGTCTGGAGATGCTCGCGGACGCGCCGTTGGCCTTCCTGGAGACGATCGCCGAGGCCGCGGCCCGGCCACACGCCGAGTACGCCGCCCGGGTCGCCCAGGTCTCCGCCGGTCCGGGCACAGCGCAGTTCGTGGCGGATCCGGGCGGCCGGCTCGTCGGGCACGCCGGCGGCATGGCGCACCCGGCCGAGCCGGGGGTGACCGTGCTCTACGCCGTCTACATCACCCCGAGCTGGCGGGGCACCGGCCTGCTCGCGGATCTTGTCGACGGGGTGGCGGCCTGGTCCCGGGCCTGCCGGCGGAACGAGCTGATGCTCGAGGTGGTGGTCGGCAACGACCGCGCCTACCGGGCCTACCAGCGGCTGGGATTCGTCGACACCGGCGTCCGCCTCCCGCACCCCAACATCCCCACCCTGCGCGAACTCCAGATGCGTAGGGCGGCGTAGCCACGACAGACGATCGCCGATCTGGGGCCCCGGGGAAGACCCCGGAGCCCCACCACGCCTCAGACGTGCCGGCGGCTCTGCACGACCCGGAAGCGGTTCGCCACGTACGCTCCGTCGGTCAACGCCGAGTTCGCCGCCGCGTTCGCCCCGCTGCCGTGGAAGTCGGAGAAGGCCGCCGACTGGTTCACGAAGACGCCGCCGGTGAGGTTGGCCGACAGGTGCACCCCGACCTCGATCGCCGCCGCTTCGGTGGCGTCCAGCACCGCGTCGTCGGTGGAGTAGACCGCCGCGGTGAGCGCACCCTTCTCACCCACTGTCGAGCGCAGGATCTCCAGGCTGTGTGCGGTGGAGTCGGTGGCGATGGCGAAGGAGATCGGCCCGAACCACTCCCGGGAGTAGGTCTCGGTGTCGCCCGCGTCCAGCTTGACGATGGTCGGCGTACGCACCACGGCGTCCGGAAACGACGGGTGCTCGACGGTACGCGACTCCAGCACCGGCGAACCGACCTTGGTCACCTCGTCCAGCCGCTCCAGCACCCCGTCGTTGACGATCGCGCCGGTCAGCTCCACTCCCCGGGCCGGGTCACCGGTGAGCTTGCCGATCGCCGTGGCGATGCCGCCGGCCACCTCGTCGAAGCTCTTGTGCCCCTGGTCGGTGTCGATGCCGTCCCGGGGGATGAGGATGTTCTGCGAGGTGGTGCACATCTGCCCGCTGTAGAGAGTCAGCGTGAAGCCCAGGTTGCGGCACATCCCGGTGAAGTCGTCGGTGGAGTCGATCACCACCGTGTTGAGCCCCGCCTTCTCGGTGTACACCGCCGCCTGGCGGGCGTTCGCCTCCAGCCAGTCGCCGTACTCGGTGGAGCCGGTGAAGTCGACGATCCGGACCGCCGGATGCAGGGCCAGCGTCGAGGCGATCTTCTCGCCGGGGGCCTCGGGGGCCAGCAGCACCAGGTTCGGGTCGAACCCGGCCTCGGCCAGCACCTCCCGGGCGTACCGGACGGTGACCGCCAACGGCAGCACGGCGCGCGGGTGCGGCTTGACCACGACAGGATTGCCGGTGACCAGCGAGGCGAACAGACCCGGGTACGAGTTCCAGGTCGGGAAGGTGTTGCAGCCGATGACCAGGGCCACGCCCCGGGGCACCACGTGGAAGGTCTTGGACATCCGCAGCGGGTCGCCCTTGCCGGCGGCCTTCTCCCAGCCCGCGGTGCCCGGGTGCCGGGTCATCTCCGCGTACGCGTAGGCCAGCGCCTCAAGCGCGCGGTCCAGCGCGTGCGCACCACCGGCCTGGAAGGCCATCACGAACGCCTGACCGCTGGTGAACTGCACCGCGTTGGCCAACTCGAAGACGTTCTTGTGCAGCCGGTCGAGGATCTCCAGACAGACGCCCACCCGGGTCTGAGGGCCGGCGTCGCGCCAGGCGGGCAGCGCCGCTGAGGCGGCGGCGACCAGTTGGTCGGCGTCGGCGTGCGGGTAGCGCACGTTCAGGGCGACGCCGAACGGGCTGTGCTCGGTGGCGACCCGTTCGCCGTCACCCGGCTGGTCGAGCGGGAAGTTCCCACCCAGGTACGCCTCGAACGCGGCCTTGCCGTCGGCGGCGGCGGTCTCGCCGTACACCCGTGGGCTTGGTGATTCCGGGTAGGCGGACCAGTATCCCCGCTCCGTGATCGCGGTCAGCGCGCGGTTGAGGGTCTCGGCGTGCCTGTCGTAGCGGGGGTGCGGGGTCTCCGTCATGCCCGCCATCATGCAACACGAAGCCCTCAGATCAGTAGGGGCGTGTCACAACTTCAGATGGTCAACTGCCAGTTGCTCCACCGGTCCTGCACCCGGAAACCGAGCTGCTCGTTGATGGCGATCATGTGGTCGTTGCTGGCCGCGTTGAAGGTGTCGATCACCCGCACGCCCGGTTCGTGGGCGAGCAGGTGCCGCAGGTTCTCGATCTTGGCAAGCAGGCCCAGCCGGTGTCCCCGGTGCTCCGGGTCGACGATGGTGATCTGCTGGAACGAGTGCCAGTCCGCGGAGGCACCGACGTCCAGCAGCGTCCATGCGACCAGCCGACCGGATGCCTCGTGGCGGACGCCGACGTGGTAACGGCGGCGGCCCCGCGCATCCAGCGCCAGTTCGGTGCCGCGCAGGCGATCGGCGTCGACCTTCTCCGGCTCCCACGCCAGATCGCCCATCGGCGCGTCGGCCAGCAGCCGTCCGTCGAGGTACGCCACGTCGGCGGCCAGGTCGTCGGGGGTGTACCCGCGCCAGCACAGCACCTGGTAGCCGGTCGAGCGATCCCGGGCGTCGGCCCGCAGCGCGTCCAGCTTCGCCTGATCGAGGTCGGCGGTGTCGAGGCGTCGCCGCACATCGGTCAGGGCATCGACCGCGCCCATGGCCACAGCGAACGCGTTACCCGGCGACCGGCGACCGGGCTCGCCGGCAAGCTCAGCGCGGCTCATCGCACTCACCCGCTTACGCCCGCGCTCGCGCAGCAGGCCGAGCCCATGTTCGGCCAACGCTCGGCCGACGCCTCGGCGGCGTTGTGCCGGATGCACGATCAGCTCAGCGGAGGCGTTCTCGGTGTTGTCCAACTGCGGCAGGTCCAGCCGGAGAAAACCGGCCGGCTCACCGTCGATCCGCGCCAGCAGCATGCGGGTTTCGTAGCCCGGCATCGGATGGCGCAGAAGGGCGGTGAATCGTTGCCGGCAGAGGGGCGGGAAGTCCGGCTCGTCGGCGGCCACCTGTGCGGCACCGACCTGATACGCCTGCTGGACGGCCGCCTCGTCGGCGGCCCCGACCGGGGTGATGGTGATGGTCATGACGGCAGCCTGCGCCAGCGACAGACGAGCGGGCCAGCGAATTTTCGCTGGCCCGCTCGGACGTTGGTCGGGAGGGACGATCGCACAACGCCTCCGGCGCTGGGTCGTAAAGACTGAAAGTCTACGGCGAAGCGCCCTCCCGCACGGAGCATCTTGCGCCGTCCGTTTGCGGTCGTCAAGTCCCTGGCGGCGTGTTTCGCTCACTCCCTGCGAAATACCGCTTACTCATCCGTTCGTCGTCGTCAGCCCAGCAGGCCCGCGTCGCGGGCGGCCCGCAACGAAGGCTTGATCCGGTGAGTGGGGCCGACCTCACCGGCGACCGCGTCGAGGGTCTTCAGCCCTTCGCCGGTGTTGAACACCACCGTCTCGGCGGCCGGGTCCAGTCGGCCCGACTCGACCAGCTTGCGCAGCACCGCCACGGTCACCCCGCCGGCCGTCTCCGCGAACACCCCGGTGGTACGCGCCAACAGGCGCACCCCGGCCCGGATCTCGTCGTCGTCGGCGTAGTCCATCCAGCCACCGGTGCGGCGCACCGCCTCCAGTGCGTACAGCCCGGCCGCCGGGTCGCCGATGTTCAGTGACTTGGCGATCCCGGTCGGCTTGACCGGGGTGATGGCGTCGGTGCCGGCATGCAGCGCGGTGGCGATCGGGTTGCAGCCGGCCGACTGCGCCCCGAAGACCTTCCAGCCACCCGCCGGGGCCTCGACCAGGCCGATCTCGACCAGCTCGCTGAACGCCTTGTCAATCTTGGTGAGCAGCTCGCCCGAGGCCATCGGGATGACCACCTGGGCGGGAATCCGCCACCCGAGTTGCTCGGCCACCTCGTAGCCGAGCGTCTTGGACCCTTCCGCGTAGTACGGCCGCACGTTGACGTTGACGAAGGCGGTGTCCTCGAACTCGTCCGTCTCGACCAGCTCGCCGCAGAGGCGGTTCACGTCGTCGTACGACCCGTCGATGGCGACCAGGTCGCCGCCGTAGACGGCGGTCGTGACGACCTTGCCCTGCTCCAGGTCACTGGGGATGAAGACCACCGAAGGCGCACCGACCCGGGCGGCGTGGGCGGCCACGGAGTTGGCCAGGTTGCCGGTGGAGGCGCAGGCGAACCGGGAGAAGCCCAGCGCGCGGGCGGCGGTCAGCGCCACCGACACCACCCGGTCCTTGAAGGAGTGGGTGGGATTGGCGCTGTCGTCCTTGACCCAGAGCGGCGCGGTGATGCCCAGTTCGGCGGCGAGCTGGTCGGCGGCCACCAGCGGGGTGAACCCCGGGTCCAGGGTGACCCGGGTGGCCGGGTCCTGACCGGCGGGCAGCAGAGCGGCGTACCGCCAGAGATTGCGTGGACCGGCCTCGATCTGCTCGCGGGTGACGGTGGCGAGTGCGGCCGAGTCGTAGTCGACCTC
Proteins encoded in this region:
- a CDS encoding cold-shock protein, with translation MAQGTVKWFNAEKGYGFIAVDGGQDVFVHFSAIEMDGYKALDDGQRVEFEIAQGQKGPQAERVRVIA
- a CDS encoding GNAT family N-acetyltransferase translates to MTSATDGTGLRRAVIRRVEPPDAARMRALRLEMLADAPLAFLETIAEAAARPHAEYAARVAQVSAGPGTAQFVADPGGRLVGHAGGMAHPAEPGVTVLYAVYITPSWRGTGLLADLVDGVAAWSRACRRNELMLEVVVGNDRAYRAYQRLGFVDTGVRLPHPNIPTLRELQMRRAA
- the paaN gene encoding phenylacetic acid degradation protein PaaN, with translation MTETPHPRYDRHAETLNRALTAITERGYWSAYPESPSPRVYGETAAADGKAAFEAYLGGNFPLDQPGDGERVATEHSPFGVALNVRYPHADADQLVAAASAALPAWRDAGPQTRVGVCLEILDRLHKNVFELANAVQFTSGQAFVMAFQAGGAHALDRALEALAYAYAEMTRHPGTAGWEKAAGKGDPLRMSKTFHVVPRGVALVIGCNTFPTWNSYPGLFASLVTGNPVVVKPHPRAVLPLAVTVRYAREVLAEAGFDPNLVLLAPEAPGEKIASTLALHPAVRIVDFTGSTEYGDWLEANARQAAVYTEKAGLNTVVIDSTDDFTGMCRNLGFTLTLYSGQMCTTSQNILIPRDGIDTDQGHKSFDEVAGGIATAIGKLTGDPARGVELTGAIVNDGVLERLDEVTKVGSPVLESRTVEHPSFPDAVVRTPTIVKLDAGDTETYSREWFGPISFAIATDSTAHSLEILRSTVGEKGALTAAVYSTDDAVLDATEAAAIEVGVHLSANLTGGVFVNQSAAFSDFHGSGANAAANSALTDGAYVANRFRVVQSRRHV
- a CDS encoding GNAT family N-acetyltransferase, which encodes MTITITPVGAADEAAVQQAYQVGAAQVAADEPDFPPLCRQRFTALLRHPMPGYETRMLLARIDGEPAGFLRLDLPQLDNTENASAELIVHPAQRRRGVGRALAEHGLGLLRERGRKRVSAMSRAELAGEPGRRSPGNAFAVAMGAVDALTDVRRRLDTADLDQAKLDALRADARDRSTGYQVLCWRGYTPDDLAADVAYLDGRLLADAPMGDLAWEPEKVDADRLRGTELALDARGRRRYHVGVRHEASGRLVAWTLLDVGASADWHSFQQITIVDPEHRGHRLGLLAKIENLRHLLAHEPGVRVIDTFNAASNDHMIAINEQLGFRVQDRWSNWQLTI
- the thrC gene encoding threonine synthase, producing MTSTLAPSGIDTAASPARALVCRACSARYPLAAQHACYECFGPLEVDYDSAALATVTREQIEAGPRNLWRYAALLPAGQDPATRVTLDPGFTPLVAADQLAAELGITAPLWVKDDSANPTHSFKDRVVSVALTAARALGFSRFACASTGNLANSVAAHAARVGAPSVVFIPSDLEQGKVVTTAVYGGDLVAIDGSYDDVNRLCGELVETDEFEDTAFVNVNVRPYYAEGSKTLGYEVAEQLGWRIPAQVVIPMASGELLTKIDKAFSELVEIGLVEAPAGGWKVFGAQSAGCNPIATALHAGTDAITPVKPTGIAKSLNIGDPAAGLYALEAVRRTGGWMDYADDDEIRAGVRLLARTTGVFAETAGGVTVAVLRKLVESGRLDPAAETVVFNTGEGLKTLDAVAGEVGPTHRIKPSLRAARDAGLLG